TGACAATGAGTATAATTGTTTCTCACGTGCCAACTTTGCCAGCCCAATCATTTCCTGTTTGTtgtaacaccccccccccccaatgtttttttaacctttttttcTCCTTGAATAAAATTGCAGGATATGTTCAATCTTCTTACAAATATCAATGTAACCGAGTTAATCAGAGCATTTTATGGTAAACCAGCCAGAGATGTTTATTATCCTCTGTTCCTTGTATCTTCACTGGTTCAAGTCTGTTTACAACCAGATCTTTGACCTTTGTTATCCCTTCTGTATGCAGTGAAAACAAATGATATGATGTCAGTAATATATCTTTCATCTCTCATCAGAAGTGTTATTGCACTCCACAACCTGATTAATAACAAGGTAACATGCTGCTCCTTCAAACGGTTTGTTTCATGATAAAGTACTAATAATTCATTTTGAGATCATATGAGGACAGTTGGAGAATGTTATCATAAACCAGCCTTCACATGCTGGAATGATGATCATGATGCTGCACTTATTGTGGCAGGTTTTGTCACTGACAAACTTGCTGCTGGATCTATCCAAGCATTTACTTGATTATGATAAGAATAAAAGGAACTCATGTGCTTCATTCATCCCTTGAAATTCTGTCAAAGTTGTAACTTGTAAGTTAACCATGCTTGTATATTTAGATGATTTACATATTTGAGTATTTGATTTCAGTCGTTAAACAAAGAGCACGAGGAAGCTGAGGATGCAAAGACAGCAACCATTCCTTCCGTTGCCAAAACCTGAACATTAGTATTTTCACTGGGTTTTGGGACATCAATGTTACAGCTCCAGTTCTTGGCGAAGGGGAACTTGGTTTAATGTTACTTCAAGAGTCATCTTTCCTTCATGAGGATTTTGTCGTCTCTGCAGTGCAGTTGTGGACGTTCAGGGTCCACCCCCATTGTTTTGTTATATTGTGATGTTTGTGAAGTGCAGGTGTATGACATGTTATGGCATCTTAAGATAGCCATGATGTCAAAATATCTTTCCTCCCCAAATTTCTATCCATTTCCAGCAATTGAGCTAGGTGTCCCTGCTGATGCATTTGTTGTTTTTGGCATTGTCATTGAAATCCACCAGTCATTTGACCATTAAAGCTTGTACAAAATGTTCCTCAAACCTTAATTTGCCTATGTAGAAATGAATCCCCTAATGCTTGCCCTGTCTAATTTTTTCTCGTGCAGTAATGTCTTTTTTTTTCCGGGCAATGGTTACACATTTTCTCTACATTTAGCACAATGTTGTTTTTTACATGtttgtgttttattatttcaTGTTTTGATAAACATTTGAAACTCAAATGACTCCTCTTCAAAGAAGTTTGGTTTCTTCTTAGGTTTGAAAAAGTGCGGATCTCTCcctaagttttgaaaattttgggcCGCTCATAGtttgattaaaatttttaattttctaaccTCAAGAAagcttaatatatttttttaagaaaaagaaaataaaaaaaaaaaatcatcaaatgaAAGTGTCATTAGATGGTGCGAAATAAAGGGATCTAAATTTGTAATGAATGTTTTGTTAAAAATATTATAGTTTATAATTTTTTACAAACTAGCAATGACAAATTTGATCCAAAAAATAGAATCAAtcgaaaattatatatataagtcaCTATTATTAgattataaattataaatatgattcttataaaatgtgtatgtatgagcctataaatacatggttttccaaatcaaaactcaacaaagaattgaaaaatctgtttgagaAACTGAAAATACTCTTAtacttccaaagttctcttgttcactcattgaaaaaatTTTTTactgagatattttgaagtgctaatccttcttcctttgaattcctattgctaatcttcctctaagaaggatattggtgaattttatacttaagcttcattctatttcatatggTGCACATTGGGATATATATGGTGAGCTggtgaatatatatgtatatatatatatatatatatatatataacagtttgtacaaaaatatatattcaaatacCTTCATTATGTACTACTGTATAGTGTCATAGTCTTGTGTTCTAACATTTGCacatatataagaataagaaggTCGTGGGCAGCCTTATAGGCTGCAATGAGCTTGCGTATGTGGTCTCTTGGAAGTAACTATTATGAACATGAATTCAATTATGAAGATGTCACAAACATACCGTGGGTGTTAATAAGACCTTATGGCGTATATATTATCAATTTAAAGGTGCGTTCTTAGTCGAATAAAGTATGATTCTTTGTACTCACAAATGTTTCCTCATGttagtatttaaataatacgAATACTTTTACGAGGGGCACTAGGAAAGCATCCCTACCATTCTTGATGTCCTTTGACTCCTTTCAATACTACATTAGCATCCTAAAAGAGTGCTTGGGATGGACTATTGTCATTCTTAAGGAATGTCTTAAGCCCCTACTTCAAATTGGGAACCCTTTGATTCCATGGCCAACTTATTCAAGAATTGCCTTGCACTTTTGATCCGGGATGGGCATTTGTGGTGATTCTAGGATTTATCCTTGGGCAATGTCATTCTATATTGATTGGACTATCTAAACATTTATATATTTCTTTGTGTAGTGTAAGTTGTTACTTCTCCAAACTTCGAAATTTGTGTGTGGTGTTAGGTATGCTTGCACCAAAATTGTGCTATTGAAATGATAATTATCTTTAATACTTCTGAGATGTGAGTGGTGATTCCTGACCTTCTCAATTAAGTCGAGGGATGCCATGTCGTGAATACTTAATATTGATAAAATCCATgagtatatttatatatttggatgAGTACGGTTGGACTCGATCGTACAACTCATGGGTGTGATTCCATCAGCAAATTAAAGGTGATTCATTTTGCCTTAGGATTTTATCATTTCATTGCACGTCACAATAATTTTTGCCATGCTTAAATATTTGTCACATAATTATAgggtattcaaaatttaaaatttatgtttttatgGAAACTAATAAATTTTGCCCAAACTTTTGCTTGACCCTATACCTTTTTCCAAATGACAAAAaagttaaaatgaaaatttaaaaaattcgaAGTTAGAggcaatttaaattttcaaatttatgttttaaggaaaataatttttttaaaaaaaaaaaaaaaaatagtgggtACCAACTACCATGTCGAGTCATCCTCCCAATTAGTACCATGAAAGCaatacccaatatttttcagtgTAATTAAGCGCATAAATTCTCCTGAGCCAAAACCCCTTTTGTAATTACTAATTGGCTTGAGAAAGCCAGTCAGCTATCCTTGGTCTTTGGTTCAGAGCAAGAAGATTTTGAATGTAATCAGGGATTTGAGCGTTCGAGGTCAGAAAAGGGTTTGAAGAATCAATGGACGAAGATGGTAATGGCAGCTTGGAGATAGGAAGTAAAGGTAAAGGGAGCATCAAGTTTGGGTGCCCACAGGGCTCAGTTGTGGATCTGGACGGTCAGATCCACCAGCTTCCCTGCGGCATCAAGTACGATGGCCCTTCTTCTGTTTCTCACTACTTCAAACCCAAACACACTGGTATCCAACTCGTTTCTCTATCTTTCTGCCTGCCTCATATGTGTATTGTATctgtatattgtattatatttataCTGTATAATGTATAATGAATAGTGGGTTTTACTTTTTTTtgttgaatattattagggattgAGGTTGATGGGTTAAGAGTGGAGGAAGCTCACTTCAGGGGAAGGAAGCTGCAAGGAGCGAGAGTTCCTCTTCCTGAAGGGTATTGTGGTATGGAGATTGttctcttttatttgttttgatatTTTGTTTCTTGGGATGGCACAGATTTTCATCTTAATTTCTTTTTGGTTGTTGGGAAAATGTAGCGTAGGGGAGGAAATTGAAATTTTGAGATAGTGGACTTATaaagattttggatttttttttttttaaaaaaaaaaggaagaacaagAAGACAAAAGGAGGAACTTTCATTTATCGGTGTCTAGGACAAGTATTTGGCTTATTTAATTCAGTTTTATCTAAAATATTAATTACAGATTTCCATTGCCCCTTTTTCCATCAAACAAACAGCAGGTCAATTTAGATATGGTTTCTGTGGAAAATGAAggaaaattgtttttaaaaatgGAAATTTTCTGGCTTTATCTAAGTATAGTTTTTCAAGTCTTTTATAAACCAAGAAATAAGGGCAGCactgcagaaaaaaaaaatctgtttttgttcttgttttttggTTTATAAAAGATTTGGAAAATTATATCTAGCTAAAAGCAATAGAAGTTTTACTTAGTTACTTgagtggtgtttttttttttattttttcgaaTTGAATTCTGAAATCATGATTTGTTTTTTCCTGCAACCAAATAGTACACTTGTCGAGAGCCCATATTTGATATTTAGTTGTTGTGGAATTGTGTGCTTTTGAATGAAGAGTAGTTTTTATTGAAGGAACTTCATTTATGTTTGTCACATGGGATTGACATACTTCATGAATTTACttgggaaaaaaaaaggaaaaaaagaaaaaaagaaaaaaaaaaaaaaaaatgagatactTCATCACTTGGTTTGTTGGAGTACTCATGCATCATTATGAagcatttaatttttcaattagaaTGTAGATGATATAAAATACCTACTGCCATGGTATTGTTCAACCAATGTTTACTGTGTCAAAATATTACTATACTTCTTTAAGTTACCTAGATAAGAGGGTAGGAATTGGTTGCTCAAACCATCAAAATTATCCAAGTTAATAGTGTGGAGGTTGGGAGTATATAACAACCAATGATCTAGTAAACTTGTAATCATGTGGCTTGATTACTTATATATAATTGTGTATATGtttgtatgtatttatgtatagTTTTTTGTCTTTGTTTTGCTTCAACTTTGAAGCTATTTTTTGTTCGTGGAATGTCTATTTCTAGGATTATACGAATGATAAATAAGAATTTGATAGCTTTCAAATGAACATGTACTCTAATCATATTATCATAAAGCAAATGACAATTCAAAAATGTTTATTAATCCAAATCATGGTATAAACAAGGAATGATTATTCTGAAGTTTTACCATGGGAATGTGTATTCATTTACTATTCCACAGATTGTATAACATAAGCTTTTGCATTagtgattattttttttttaatctataaTATTAATCCCTATACAATTTAATGACATTTTCAACTCATTCCATTTTATTCCCAAGATGAGCCATTCAATGAACCAAATGCAACCGTAGTTTCTTTGTTGTTATTATTGCTTTGTTGTTGTAGTTGTTGTTtgtgtgtcttttttttttttcataaacaaacCAGAGCATGTAAAAAAAATAGCTGATAACAATCCAAAATCCTAAAGCGTAAGCCTGTACTAAATCATGGTGGCTGTGCATACCATGTTTCTGTCAGTATGGTGGTGTTTGATCTCGTCTCTTGTGGGGCTCTGCTTGCCTCATGTAAAATTTGAGGTTCGATGGAACTTCATTATTTGTTTTGGATGCTTATGCATGTAGGGACAATGCAAAATTCTAAATATTACCATCTTGGATGTAGATTTTTTGTTGGAAGGCCCTCAGCACTGGAGCTCTTTTGATGTGGTACGGCTTccaagaggaagaagagagagaacataggaggaagaagaagataaatAGGGAAAGCGACATGGTTACTCCATTCAATTTCCAAATAATCATCCTGTTTCTACATTACAATAGCGTTCCATGAAAAACCAAAAACAGGAAAATTACAGTTTTGAGACACATCATCCAACTCCCGCATAAACATAAGCCTGAGTGCCTAACTAATTAAATCTGTAAAGTAAGTTAACCTAACAGATTTGGGTTTAGGACCCAACAAGCTGTTGACCTCATCCTTTTGAATTGGCCTCCAAATAGGTTCAAATTGATCTATTCAATGGCCCCTTCCCTTCCTGCATCACTTTGGTTGTCCTGAAACGGATTTTTTTCCACTTTGCAGGCTTTATCTTAGGTAAGAACAGTgtcaagaaaagaaaatttgaattgtctGAAGAAAACTCAAACTGTTGGGAGGCGAAAGCAAAATTTCAGAGCATAACATTTTGGAATCACGAGAGTCTTCCTTCACAAGATGATGTGTGCTTGCGTTCTTTTCACTGGTTTCCAGTTGCGAATGCAGTAAGTTTCTGTTTGATAAAGTTCCAGTGACATAATTTGCTGCATTTTTATATGGCTGCCTAGCTATCTTGGTGAACTTAAATAAACAATATCACTATTAAAACTGTGATCTTGAAACTAATTAACATACAGGGGCATATTTACTAGGGTCATTTTCCATTTGTGCATCCGTCCCATTGACTGATAACAGCATGAGTATGGGTTGAAAACCAATTGGGATGGTTCAAAATAAGATTTGGGAAATAGTCCTGTTTAGAACCAATCAATGTTTTAATTATTTCCATGAAGTGGTATTGTCTTGATGATAACTTGAAGCATTTCTACAATTGAAGTTTTGTTTGGATTGTTTTAATTTCTTG
This Malania oleifera isolate guangnan ecotype guangnan chromosome 11, ASM2987363v1, whole genome shotgun sequence DNA region includes the following protein-coding sequences:
- the LOC131168339 gene encoding uncharacterized protein LOC131168339; the encoded protein is MDEDGNGSLEIGSKGKGSIKFGCPQGSVVDLDGQIHQLPCGIKYDGPSSVSHYFKPKHTGIEVDGLRVEEAHFRGRKLQGARVPLPEGYCGFILGKNSVKKRKFELSEENSNCWEAKAKFQSITFWNHESLPSQDDVCLRSFHWFPVANALHKPVTAEDLASVLPIVQGKD